One genomic window of Camelina sativa cultivar DH55 chromosome 5, Cs, whole genome shotgun sequence includes the following:
- the LOC104789112 gene encoding putative cysteine-rich repeat secretory protein 10: protein MVRNAKYLTLDISSSSLSISILAVVALQLHFIHSVLSLNQTNSYLQHICIKGEGTYNQESSYESQLKRHLDYSINNYLDYGFIHGVGGEGPNTFYIKAQCRGDASESECRSCLVTAFSGILRKCPNNKGRIIWYDNCFLYISTVYTYQKIDYKHYLYLHNAKDVSGGNTKLFNKNTRALLYKLKEKAIRKEQKPYTRDYLYATAEESLGTMKLYGMMQCTQDLSVKNCSVCLDSVIAKLPKCCNGKQGGRVLNPSCTFRFELYPFVRT from the exons CTATCTTAGCCGTGGTGGCCTTGCAACTCCATTTTATCCACAGTGTTTTGTCCCTAAACCAGACCAATTCGTATCTGCAACACATATGCATCAAAGGAGAAGGGACATACAATCAGGAGAGTTCATATGAGAGCCAACTCAAACGTCACCTCGACTATTCGATTAACAATTATCTAGACTACGGTTTCATCCACGGTGTAGGTGGTGAGGGTCCTAATACCTTCTACATAAAGGCTCAGTGTCGGGGCGATGCCTCTGAATCTGAGTGCCGTTCTTGCCTCGTTACCGCCTTCTCTGGG ATTCTTAGGAAATGTCCGAACAACAAAGGGAGAATCATATGGTACGACAACTGTTTTCTCTACATTTCTACGGTCTATACCTATCAGAAGATCGATTACAAGCACTATTTGTATTTGCACAATGCTAAAGATGTGAGCGGCGGCAATACAAAGTTGTTCAACAAGAACACGAGGGCTCTCCTATATAAGCTGAAGGAGAAAGCAATTCGTAAAGAACAGAAGCCCTATACAAGAGACTACTTGTATGCGACTGCCGAGGAAAGTCTAGGGACGATGAAATTGTACGGAATGATGCAGTGTACACAAGACTTATCGGTTAAAAACTGCAGTGTGTGTTTAGATTCGGTTATAGCGAAGCTTCCCAAATGCTGCAACGGTAAACAAGGAGGAAGAGTTTTGAATCCTAGTTGTACTTTTAGGTTCGAGCTTTACCCTTTTGTAAGAACATAA
- the LOC104786464 gene encoding probable glutathione peroxidase 2, with protein MADESPKSIYDFTVKDIGGNDVSLDQYKGKTLLIVNVASKCGLTDANYKELNVLYEKYKDQGLEILAFPCNQFLGQEPGNNEEIQQTVCTRFKAEFPIFDKVDVNGKNTAPLYKYLKAEKGGLLIDAIKWNFTKFLVSPDGKVSQRYSPRTSPLQFEKDIQTLLGQASS; from the exons ATGGCTGATGAATCTCCAAAGTCCATCTACGACTTCACCGTCAAg GACATCGGAGGTAACGATGTGAGTTTGGACCAATACAAAGGCAAAACTCTTCTGATTGTAAATGTTGCTTCCAAATg TGGTCTGACAGATGCGAACTACAAGGAACTGAATGTTCTGTACGAGAAATACAAGGATCAAG ggTTGGAGATATTGGCATTCCCGTGTAACCAGTTCTTAGGACAAGAACCAGGGAACAATGAAGAGATCCAACAAACTGTTTGCACCAGGTTCAAAGCTGAATTCCCCATCTTTGACAAG GTGGATGTGAACGGGAAGAACACGGCGCCGTTATACAAATACTTGAAAGCAGAGAAAGGAGGTTTGCTCATTGACGCCATCAAATGGAACTTCACCAAGTTCTTGGTTTCTCCTGACGGCAAGGTCTCACAGAGATATTCTCCCAGAACCTCTCCTCTTCAATTCGAG AAAGACATCCAAACTCTGTTGGGACAGGCTTCTTCTTGA
- the LOC104786463 gene encoding uncharacterized protein LOC104786463, which produces MACTHHFQSSDPWRTQHSLQENKLNADHDATSNTVLLPEHHEDDGGIQEAWAAIGNSGGRGGGGGGGYFTGESRKKLEKKKSQVLLEGYALDDQDDLTRAKSLTDDDLEELKGCLDLGFGFSYDEIPELCNTLPALELCYSMSQKFLDDKQNHHSSSEEEDSPPPPTTTTPIANWKISSPGDDPEDVKARLKYWAQTVACTVRLCS; this is translated from the exons ATGGCTTGTACTCATCACTTCCAATCATCAGATCCATGGAGGACGCAACACTCTCtccaagaaaacaaactaaatgcTGATCATGATGCTACATCGAACACAGTACTCTTACCAGAACACCACGAAGACGACGGGGGAATCCAAGAAGCGTGGGCCGCAATTGGAAACTCTGGtggcagaggaggaggaggaggaggaggctatTTCACCGGCGAGAGTAGGAAGAAgcttgaaaagaagaagagccaaGTGTTGCTTGAGGGATACGCCTTGGATGATCAAGATGATTTGACGAGAGCCAAGAGTTTGACGGATGATGATCTTGAGGAGCTTAAAGGTTGTTTAgatctagggtttggttttagCTACGATGAGATCCCTGAGCTTTGCAACACTCTGCCTGCGTTAGAGCTTTGTTACTCCATGAGCCAAAAGTTCTTAGATGATAAACAAAACCACCACAGCTCGTCGGAAGAAGAGGATTCGCCGCCACCACCGACCACGACTACTCCAATTGCAAATTGGAAGATCTCTAGCCCTG GTGATGATCCAGAAGATGTAAAAGCTAGACTCAAATACTGGGCACAAACTGTAGCTTGCACCGTACGGTTGTGCAGCTGA
- the LOC104786465 gene encoding GDSL esterase/lipase At2g31550-like, producing MSTSKTIIFTLFIVTTLHASCNAAANATTKPLFPAILIFGDSTVDTGNNNYPIQTIFRAKHVPYGIDLPGSTPTGRFSNGKLMSDILATKLNIKQFIPPFLQPNLSDQDILTGVCFASAGAGYDDRTSVTTQAIPVLEQPNMFKSYIVRLKGIVGDKKAMEIINNAFVLVSAGPNDFILNYYDFLSRHLKYPLISDYQDFILKRLENFVQELYSLGCRNIMVGGLPPIGCLPIQMTAKVNLFRSCLEQENSDSILYNQKLQKLLPQIEASLTGSKILYANIYDPVMDMIQNSGKFGFKETKRGCCGTGFLEMSFMCNALSPTCGNRSEFLFFDSIHPSEATCNIIGNILDRQIRGRFQA from the exons ATGTCAACTTCTAAAACCATAATCTTCACTCTCTTCATCGTAACAACACTACATGCATCCTGCAATGCAGCTGCAAACGCTACAACGAAACCTCTCTTCCCAGCGATTCTAATCTTTGGCGATTCAACCGTCGACACAGGAAACAACAACTACCCTATACAAACAATCTTCAGAGCTAAACATGTTCCTTACGGCATTGATCTTCCAGGCAGCACACCGACCGGAAGATTCTCAAACGGAAAACTCATGTCAGACATACTCGCAACCAAACTCAACATCAAACAATTTATTCCTCCTTTCTTACAACCAAATCTCTCTGACCAAGACATTCTAACCGGAGTGTGTTTCGCATCAGCCGGTGCCGGTTACGATGACCGAACAAGTGTCACGACACAAGCCATCCCTGTCTTGGAACAACCAAATATGTTCAAGAGTTACATTGTTCGCCTCAAAGGTATCGTGGGAGACAAGAAAGCTATGGAGATCATAAACAATGCTTTCGTGCTTGTGAGTGCAGGGCCTAACGATTTCATCTTGAACTATTACGATTTTCTCTCGAGGCATCTCAAGTATCCTCTCATTTCTGATTACCAAGACTTTATTCTTAAGAGGCTTGAAAATTTCGTGCAG GAACTTTACAGTCTAGGTTGCCGTAATATAATGGTTGGAGGTCTACCGCCAATAGGGTGTTTACCGATCCAAATGACTGCTAAAGTCAACCTTTTTAGATCCTGTTTGGAACAAGAGAACAGCGACTCTATTTTATACAATCAGAAACTTCAGAAGCTCTTGCCCCAGATCGAAGCATCTCTTACCGGAAGCAAAATCCTTTACGCCAATATCTATGACCCAGTGATGGATATGATCCAAAACTCCGGCAAATTcg GGTTTAAAGAGACGAAGAGAGGATGTTGTGGAACAGGGTTCTTGGAGATGAGCTTCATGTGTAATGCTTTATCTCCGACGTGTGGGAATCGGTcggagtttttgttctttgactCGATTCATCCATCGGAAGCTACCTGCAATATCATAGGCAATATTCTGGATCGTCAGATTCGTGGGAGGTTCCAGGCTTAA
- the LOC104786466 gene encoding preprotein translocase subunit SCY2, chloroplastic has product MNTSQACFFHVPLLRPFSLSHPSSYASLSKRDPVLCYHQPFQSRKCLTMNLSSTRESHVMQMNRRHLLVKQRKSFSVNYSDKLRNESISSGTDALDVEIIPQDSQDSVSKTLEDNNNRPKSFRNRFLDFVRISSVLNTAAERFFKSEIRRRLFVTALLLVLSRVGYFIPLPGFDRRLIPQDYLSFVSGSVEELGEFGAEIKLSLFQLGLSPQIIASIIMQVLCHILPSLVKLRKEGLDGHEKIKSYIWWLSFFFAIVEALVVAYTSLQYSVFAATSQVKHVMMTASLLVCGAMTMTWLCDTISESGFGHGSSLIICVGILTGYTETLHKMLNQISGSFSNWLPYLLGLLGIFTVVTMFAVVVTEGCRKIKLQYYGFKLASASREGSPITEVEPYIPFNINPAGMQPVLTTTYLLAFPSILASILGSPFLLNMKEILNPESNVGAPPWVYYSIYAFFVFLFNIFDIANLPKEIADYLNKMGARIPNIKPGKATIEYLTKIQASTRFWGGLLLSFLATASSVLDHYLRSINQGFSIGFTSVLIIVGSIIELRRSYHAYNVMPSLSKALKRYGV; this is encoded by the exons ATGAACACCTCTCAAGCTTGCTTCTTCCATGTTCCTCTTCTTAGACCATTCTCGCTTTCGCATCCCTCCTCCTATGCTTCCCTCTCTAAAC GAGACCCAGTTTTGTGTTATCATCAACCTTTTCAATCAAGAAAATGTCTTACCATGAATTTGTCAAGCACGAGAGAGAGCCATGTTATGCAGATGAACAGAAGACATCTCCTTGTAAAACAAAGGAAGAGTTTTTCTGTAAATTATTCAGATAAGCTCAGAAACGAATCCATTAGCAGCGGTACTGATGCTTTGGATGTAGAGATTATTCCTCAGGATTCACAGGACAGTGTCTCCAAAACACTAGAGGATAATAATAATAGGCCAAAGTCTTTTAGAAAtaggtttcttgattttgttcgCATTAGTTCAGTTCTCAATACTGCAGCAGAAAGGTTCTTTAAGAGCGAGATAAGGAGGAGGTTGTTCGTAACAGCTCTATTGCTTGTTCTTAGCCGTGTTGGATATTTTATCCCTTTACCTGGATTCGACAGAAGATTGATACCCCAAGATTACCTTAGCTTCGTCTCTGGCTCTGTTG AGGAACTGGGTGAGTTTGGAGCAGAGATCAAGCTTTCACTCTTCCAGCTTGGGCTCAGTCCACAAATAATAGCATCCATTATTATGCAG GTGCTTTGTCACATTCTTCCATCCTTGGTGAAGCTGCGAAAGGAAGGCTTAGATGGTCACGAGAAGATCAAGAGTTATAT ATGGTggctttcctttttctttgctATAGTGGAAGCGTTAGTGGTGGCTTACACTTCTCTTCAGTATTCAGTTTTTGCAGCCACTTCCCA GGTCAAGCATGTAATGATGACAGCATCTCTGCTAGTCTGTGGTGCAATGACGATGACGTGGCTGTGTGATACAATATCAGAATCTGGATTTG GTCATGGGTCATCTCTAATTATTTGTGTGGGAATATTGACTGGCTACACAGAGACCTTACACAAGatgctcaatcaaatctcaG GAAGTTTCTCGAATTGGTTGCCTTACTTGTTAGGCTTGCTGGGCATTTTCACGGTAGTAACTATGTTCGCTGTTGTTGTTACTGAGGGCTGCAGGAAGATAAAACTACAATATTATGGTTTTAAACTTGCTTCTGCTTCGAG AGAAGGTTCTCCAATAACCGAGGTGGAGCCGTACATACCTTTTAACATTAACCCAGCAGGAATGCAGCCTGTCCTCACAACCACATATCTCTTGGCATTCCCCAGCATACTTGCAAG taTTCTGGGTTCACCGTTCTTGTTAAACATGAAGGAGATATTAAACCCTGAAAGCAATGTTGGAGCACCGCCTTGGGTCTATTACTCGATATATGCGTTTTTCGTCTTTCTCTTCAACATCTTTGACATC GCCAACTTGCCAAAGGAAATAGCCGATTATTTAAACAAAATGGGAGCGAGAATACCCAACATAAAGCCTGGGAAAGCCACCATTGAGTACCTAACGAAGATACAAGCATCAACTAGGTTTTGGG GTGGTCTTCTGTTGAGCTTTTTGGCAACAGCTTCTAGTGTACTTGACCACTATCTACGCAGCATCAATCAAGGCTTTTCTATCGGATTTACATCGGTTTTgataatt GTTGGTTCCATTATTGAACTTAGAAGATCTTACCATGCCTACAATGTAATGCCGAGTTTAAGCAAAGCGTTGAAGAGATATGGGGTATAA
- the LOC104786468 gene encoding probable E3 ubiquitin-protein ligase ARI7 yields MDSEEDMLDAHDMESGEDDFYSGGTDDYNDSDDGEPDYGFVEEDADDSAMIASHRSQKNFCVLREEDIRRHQIDNIERVSVVLSITEVEASILLRHFHWSVGRVHDEWFADEERVRKTVGILESPVVQPTNDSELTCGICFDAYPPEKIASVSCGHPFCTTCWTGYISTTINDGPGCLMLRCPDPSCLAAVGHDMVDKLASEEDKEKYNRYFLRSYIEDNRKMKWCPAPGCDFAIDFAAGSGNYDVSCLCSFSFCWNCTEEAHRPVDCSTVSKWILKNSAESENMNWILANSKPCPRCKRPIEKNQGCMHMTCTPPCKYEFCWLCLGAWMDHGERTGGFYACNRYEVAKQEGQYDETERRREMAKNSLERYTHYYERWASNQTSRQKAMADLRQAQTQNLEKLSDRQCTPESQLKFVLEAWLQIIECRRVLKWTYAYGYYLPDHEHAKRQFFEYLQGEAESGLERLHQCVEKDLGQFLNAEGPSKDFNDYRTKLAGLTSVTKNYFENLVKALENGLADVDSHAACSSKSTSSKSTGSSSKTRGKGKGSSRTGGSSRIPDDNL; encoded by the exons ATGGATTCTGAAGAAGATATGCTCGATGCCCACGATATGGAGTCTGGTGAGGACGATTTCTACAGCGGTGGAACTGATGATTATAATGATAGTGATGATGGTGAACCCGATTACGGGTTTGTTGAGGAAGACGCTGATGATTCTGCTATGATCGCCTCTCATCGCTCTCAG AAAAACTTTTGTGTTCTGAGGGAAGAAGATATTCGCAGGCACCAGATTGATAATATTGAACGAGTTTCCGTTGTCCTTTCGATAACTGAGGTCGAAGCGAGTATTCTGCTTCGTCACTTTCATTG GAGTGTCGGTAGAGTTCATGATGAATGGTTTGCAGACGAAGAGAGAGTTCGAAAGACTGTTGGCATATTGGAGAGCCCTGTTGTTCAGCCAACTAATGACAGTGAA CTTACATGTGGAATTTGTTTTGATGCATACCCTCCTGAGAAAATCGCTTCAGTTTCTTGTGGCCATCCTTTCTGCACTACATGCTGGACAG GTTATATCAGCACAACCATTAATGATGGCCCAGGATGTTTGATGCTAAGATGTCCTGACCCATCTTGCCTTGCTGCTGTTGGTCATGATATGGTTGACAAATTAGCGTCTGAAGAAGATAAGGAGAAGTACAATAGATATTTTCTTAGGTCTTATATTGAAGACAATAGAAAG ATGAAGTGGTGTCCTGCCCCGGGATGTGATTTTGCGATTGATTTTGCAGCAGGGTCTGGAAATTATGATGTTTCCTGCTTGTGCTCGTTTAGCTTTTGCTGGAAT TGCACTGAAGAGGCTCACCGACCTGTGGATTGTAGCACAGTTTCAAAATGGATATTAAAGAACAGCGCTGAATCTGAAAATATGAACTG GATACTTGCCAATTCAAAACCTTGTCCGAGATGTAAGCGGCCAATTGAAAAGAATCAGGGCTGTATGCACATGACATGTACACCGCCTTGTAAATATGAATTTTGTTG GCTTTGTCTTGGTGCATGGATGGACCATGGGGAAAGAACTGGTGGTTTTTATGCTTGTAACCGTTATGAGGTGGCCAAGCAAGAAGGACAG TATGATGAGACTGAAAGGAGGAGAGAGATGGCCAAAAATTCGCTAGAGAGATACACACATTATTATGAACGCTGGGCAAGCAATCAAACG TCGAGGCAAAAGGCTATGGCGGATCTGCGGCAAGCGCAAACGCAGAAT CTTGAGAAGCTTAGTGATAGACAGTGCACACCAGAATCTCAGCTCAAATTCGTTTTAGAAGCTTGGCTTCAG ATCATCGAATGTAGGCGAGTCTTGAAATGGACATATGCATATGGATACTACCTACCTGATCATGAACATGCCAAACGACAATTTTTCGAGTATTTGCAAG GGGAAGCTGAGTCAGGTTTGGAGCGGCTCCATCAATGTGTAGAGAAGGACTTGGGTCAGTTTCTCAATGCGGAAGGCCCATCAAAAGATTTCAATGATTACCGGACAAAACTAGCTGGATTGACCAG CGTGACGAAAAACTACTTTGAGAATTTGGTGAAAGCTCTGGAGAATGGTCTTGCTGATGTAGACTCACATGCGGCTTGCAGCAGCAAATCAACAAGCTCTAAATCAACAGGTTCCAGTAGCAAAACAAGAGGTAAAGGCAAAGGAAGTTCCAGAACTGGTGGATCCAGTAGAATCCCAGATGACAACTTATAA
- the LOC109132836 gene encoding uncharacterized protein LOC109132836: MKIRRVGTIKIGVSTTKIYQWDLYEKLIEFSSNPECIDVELTEFLMWSGETTPIDDYDVFLHLRRLVDQAISSDDYNIGCALRVYLRTLTIDIPSEQIEVHVLGLLDEHDVIFEFDHHQIEEAAPSQLEEGFQVSLNETIEEDVPGLEDDEQDIIFEFDNHIEEAAPSQLVEVYRVLLSETIEEERQLGLSLEKFFVSLNETIEEDVLGLEDEPDVVFVYEEAAPSQLEQVARVDDFVHLLDVHNVSFDFDHQTEEAAPSQLGQVFQALFNEANIVRLRPASKLAVESLKRKIYKKTSDVVGEIDMCSICLEEFDDGRSIATLPCGDEFDEECVMNWFMSSHVCPLCRYEMPLCH, encoded by the exons ATGAAAATTCGTCGTGTTGGCACAATCAAAATCGGTGTTTCTacaaccaaaatatatcaatgGGACCTCTATGAAAAACTAATAGAATTCTCTAGTAACCCTGAATGTATTGATGTAGAGCTTACTGAATTCTTGATGTGGTCAGGAGAAACCACTCCCATAGATGATTACGATGTGTTTTTACACTTACGGAGACTTGTAGATCAAGCAATTTCCTCTGATGATTATAATATAGGTTGTGCTTTAAGAGTGTACTTGAGGACTCTTACTATCGATATTCCTTCTGAACAAATTGAGGTACACGTCCTAGGTTTACTGGATGAGCACGATGTTATCTTTGAATTTGATCATCACCAAATTGAAGAAGCAGCTCCATCTCAGCTTGAAGAAGGTTTTCAAGTCTCACTCAATGAGACCATTGAAGAAGATGTTCCAGGTTTAGAGGATGATGAGCAGGatattatatttgaatttgataatCATATTGAAGAAGCAGCTCCATCTCAGCTTGTAGAAGTTTACCGAGTTTTGCTCAGTGAGACcattgaagaagag AGGCAGCTCGGTCTCAgcttagagaagttttttgtctCGCTCAATGAGACCATTGAAGAAGACGTTCTAGGTTTAGAGGATGAGCCCGATGTTGTGTTTGTCTATGAAGAAGCAGCTCCATCTCAGCTTGAACAAGTTGCTCGAGTCGACGACTTTGTACACTTATTGGATGTGCACAATGTTAGCTTTGACTTTGATCATCAAACTGAAGAAGCTGCTCCATCTCAACTTGGACAAG TTTTTCAAGCCTTGTTCAATGAGGCCAATATTGTGAGGTTAAGACCTGCGAGCAAGCTCGCTGTCGAgtctttgaaaagaaaaatatacaagaaGACTAGCGATGTGGTCGGTGAGATTGACATGTGCTCTATTTGTTTGGAGGAATTTGACGACGGAAGAAGTATTGCGACTTTACCGTGTGGAGACGAGTTTGACGAGGAGTGTGTTATGAATTGGTTTATGAGTAGTCATGTATGTCCATTGTGTCGTTACGAGATGCCATTGTGTCATTGA
- the LOC104789113 gene encoding RING finger protein 44-like yields the protein MRTVLDHHIRRNPESEGDGTITINAKVVGYNPTFTASSFMEEFIHEDDEKCRSKEDLNYFLMESGISNDDTYDAITDLIFYVDEVTSSASYNSSPGYDLLVSLLLIPDSHIEEAIQIEEAVRVSFHETINFPLRPASKLVVKSLIRKIYEKVSSTGETTCAICLKEFINGESRVVNLPCGHEFDDEYLLTWFKTNHTCPLCRFKLPCEDQ from the coding sequence ATGAGAACTGTATTGGATCACCATATTAGACGCAATCCTGAATCAGAAGGCGACGGCACAATCACAATCAATGCAAAAGTCGTCGGTTATAATCCGACTTTTACGGCTTCGTCGTTTATGGAAGAATTCATCCACGAAGATGACGAGAAGTGTCGAAGCAAAGAAGACCTGAACTATTTCTTGATGGAATCAGGAATTAGCAACGATGATACTTACGATGCGATAACAGACCTAATCTTCTATGTTGACGAAGTTACTTCTTCCGCAAGTTATAACTCTTCTCCGGGGTATGATTTGCTAGTGTCCTTGCTTCTTATTCCTGACTCTCACATTGAAGAAGCGATTCAGATTGAAGAAGCGGTTCGAGTCTCGTTCCACGAAACCATCAATTTCCCTTTGAGACCCGCAAGCAAGCTCGTGGTCAAGTCCTTAATCAGGAAAATATACGAGAAGGTTAGTTCTACTGGCGAGACGACGTGCGCTATTTGTTTGAAAGAGTTTATTAACGGTGAAAGTAGAGTTGTGAATTTACCTTGTGGTCATGAATTTGACGATGAGTATCTCCTCACGTGGTTTAAGACCAATCACACTTGTCCACTGTGTCGTTTCAAGTTGCCGTGTGAAGATCAATAA
- the LOC104786469 gene encoding calcium-dependent protein kinase 24-like isoform X1 has product MGSCVSSPLKGSPFGKRPVRRRQSSNSRTSSSSVPHFDCSTNLSRRLIFQPPSRVLPDPIGDGIHLKYELGKELGRGEFGVTHECIEITTGERFACKRISKEKLRTEIDVEDVRREVEIMSCLPKHPNIVSFKEAFEDKDAVYLVMEICEGGELFDRIVSRGHYTERAAANVAKTILEVVKVCHEHGVIHRDLKPENFLFSNGTESAQLKAIDFGLSIFFKPAQRFNEIVGSPYYMAPEVLRRNYGPEVDVWSAGVILYILLCGVPPFWAETEEGIAHAIVRGNIDFERDPWPKVSHEAKELVKNMLDANPYSRLTVQEVLEHPWIRNAERAPNVSLGDNVRTKIQQFLLMNRFKKKVLRIVADNLPNEEIAAIVQMFQAMDTDKNGHLTFEELKDGLKKIGQVVPDGDVKMLMDAADTDGNGMLSCEEFVTLSIHLKRMGCDEHLQQAFKYFDKNNNGSIELDELKETLYDDKLGNSSDQWIKDIFFDVDLNKDGRISFDEFKAMMKSGTDWKMASRQYSRALLNALSIKMFKQDFGDNGPKSHSMEFPIARKKAKLLDAPKNKSMELGISKTFKPSGLRN; this is encoded by the exons aTGGGAAGCTGTGTTTCGTCGCCATTGAAAGGCTCTCCTTTTGGAAAGAGACCGGTAAGAAGGCGACAAAGTAGTAATAGCAGAACATCATCATCCTCTGTTCCTCATTTCGATTGCTCAACTAATCTTTCCCGGAGATTGATTTTCCAGCCACCAAGCCGCGTTCTTCCCGATCCTATTGGAGATGGAATCCACCTCAAGTATGAATTGGGTAAAGAACTTGGCCGTGGTGAATTTGGCGTCACTCATGAATGTATCGAGATCACTACCGGAGAAAG GTTTGCGTGTAAGAGGATATCGAAGGAGAAGCTAAGAACGGAGATAGATGTGGAGGATGTGAGGAGAGAGGTTGAGATCATGAGCTGTTTACCTAAACATCCTAATATTGTTAGCTTTAAGGAAGCTTTTGAGGACAAAGACGCCGTTTACCTTGTCATGGAGATTTGTGAAGGAGGAGAACTTTTTGACCGCATTGTCTCTAGAGGGCATTACACCGAACGTGCCGCTGCAAATGTTGCTAAAACCATTCTTGAAGTTGTCAAG GTGTGTCATGAACATGGAGTGATTCATCGAGATCTTAAACCCGAGAACTTCCTCTTTTCTAATGGAACCGAGTCTGCACAACTTAAAGCAATTGATTTTGGTCTCTCCATTTTCTTCAAGCCTG CCCAGCGGTTCAATGAGATTGTGGGAAGTCCTTACTACATGGCTCCTGAGGTTTTGAGACGAAACTACGGTCCTGAGGTCGATGTTTGGAGTGCCGGTGTTATACTCTATATCTTGCTTTGTGGTGTTCCTCCCTTTTGGGCAGAAACCGAGGAAGGTATCGCGCATGCTATTGTGAGAGGGAACATCGATTTCGAGAGAGACCCCTGGCCAAAAGTCTCACATGAGGCCAAGGAACTCGTTAAGAACATGCTTGATGCTAATCCTTACAGCCGACTCACAGTTCAAGAAGTGCTTG AACATCCATGGATCCGGAACGCAGAGAGAGCACCAAATGTGAGTCTTGGAGATAACGTCAGGACCAAGATTCAACAGTTCTTGTTGATGAATAGGTTCAAGAAGAAAGTCCTCAGG attGTAGCGGACAATCTACCAAACGAGGAGATAGCTGCGATAGTACAAATGTTTCAAGCAATGGACACTGATAAGAATGGTCACTTGACTTTTGAGGAGCTAAAAGATGGGCTGAAGAAGATTGGACAAGTTGTTCCCGATGGAGATGTGAAGATGCTAATGGATGCAGCGGACACAGATGGAAATGGGATGCTGAGCTGTGAGGAGTTTGTGACACTGTCAATACATTTGAAGAGAATGGGATGTGATGAGCATTTGCAGCAAGCATTCAAGTATTTTGACAAGAACAACAACGGATCTATCGAGCTAGATGAGCTCAAGGAAACTCTTTATGATGATAAGCTAGGCAACAGTAGCGACCAGTGGATCAAAGATATCTTCTTTGACGTCGACCTCAACAAGGATGGACGGATAAGCTTTGATGAGTTTAAGGCGATGATGAAATCAGGGACGGACTGGAAGATGGCGTCGAGGCAGTACTCGAGGGCGTTGTTGAATGCCCTTAGCATCAAAATGTTCAAACAAGATTTTGGGGACAATGGTCCTAAATCACATTCCATGGAGTTCCCTATAGCAAGGAAGAAGGCTAAGCTACTTGATGCTCCCAAGAACAAATCAATGGAGCTTGGTATCTCCAAAACCTTTAAACCTTCAGGTCTAAGAAactag
- the LOC104786470 gene encoding uncharacterized protein LOC104786470, which produces MGGGMETNKNKFIEDWGSARENLEHNFRWTRRNFALIGIFGIALPIIVYKGIVKDFHMQDEDAGRPHRKFL; this is translated from the exons ATGGGAGGAGGTATGGAAACGAACAAGAACAAGTTCATCGAGGATTGGGGATCCGCTAGAGAGAACCTCGAGCACAATTTCCGTTGGACCCGTCGCAACTTCGCTCTCATCGGAATCTTCGGCATCGCTCTCCCTATCATTGTTTACAAGGGGATCGTCAAAGATTTC CATATGCAAGATGAGGATGCAGGCAGACCCCACAGAAAGTTCCTCTGA